A single region of the Plasmodium sp. gorilla clade G2 genome assembly, contig: PADLG01_00_44, whole genome shotgun sequence genome encodes:
- a CDS encoding Hypotetical protein, translating to MVSFSKKKIFSAAFFASVLLLDNNNSQFNNNLSIQNGSGLNSNMRLLQEKKSQKKKNLIHHRKPNKHNPEHHDKDHSDDTTHGNHFNFNFDSHQLHHASANACFDDSKHDGEHHEDGHHDEEHHDGTHHNGTDHNGTHNNAATHH from the exons atggTTTCCTtctcaaaaaagaaaatattttccgCTGCCTTTTTTGCTTCCGTACTTTTGTTAGATAAC aataactctcaatttaataataacttGAGTATACAAAATGGAAGTGGACTTAATTCAAATATGAGATTATTACAGGAAAAGAAatcacaaaaaaagaaaaatcttATCCACCACCGCAAACCTAACAAACATAATCCAGAACATCACGATAAAGATCATTCAGATGATACCACTCACGGTAACCATTTTAACTTTAATTTTGATTCACATCAGTTACATCATGCAAGCGCTAATGCTTGTTTTGATGATTCAAAACATGATGGTGAACACCACGAAGATGGACACCATGATGAAGAACACCATGATGGAACACACCATAATGGAACAGACCATAATGGAACACACAATAATGCCGCTACCCATCACTAA
- a CDS encoding acyl-CoA synthetase, putative, translating to MSIILTFLAFFIYLICVLQYITEDVHKYVYTEICEKGANENESSVYCMKDHKKKNSLYVYKHIMKFFLDTYKSIPNEIALIENANGEAQNYITYDNFFTKVSSFSHSLNTYEGKGIESKKYDEEQNNGIFKLLGIYGSNSINWLASDLSAMLSGVTTLVMHSKFSIDVIVDILNETKLEWLCLDLDLVEGLLNHVNELPHLKNLIILDTFSKPKELKLNKEENNKENKNKYSANCNNMHGNDLSNMIEVKSSGPVEYDKKKLETYNGLKEKCEKYGKRLILFDEMTKTQTKDFTIKNEDPDFITSIVYTSGTSGKPKGVMLSNKNFYNQIFSLYNHSVRERYSFKNHLSYLPISHVFERTFAHSILMYGGTLKVWGKDLNYFSKDIYNSRENIMGGVPKVFCRIYTNIMKEIENLPPTKRKLVKKILSLRKSNNNGLFSKFLESVFHVSSKIKNKINPNLEIILSGGGKLSPDIAKEFCYLLNIKYCQGYGLTETGGAILGNHADDEHFEYIGGPVAPNTKYKVRTWETYKATDRLPKGELLVKSDSVFKGYFLEKESTKNSFTKDGFFITGDVVQVNDNGSLKFLDRSKGLVKLSQGEYIETEMLNNLYSQISFINNCVVYGDDSMDGPLAIISVDKDLFFQCLKNDNMLEKTGVNEKNYKDKLTDENINNTTFVDYVKEKMMEVYKGTNLSRYNIINHIYLTSKIWDTNNYLTPTFKVKRFHLFKDYAFFINEVKEMYNNKLKGNDVDNKNNGKKKDQKKNDHKEKENDSTKLEKESVSKPHKTIVGKHEEGVENKKVKLRATNETRQLERNK from the coding sequence atgagtattatattaacatttttagctttttttatttatcttattTGTGTGTTACAATATATTACGGAGGATGTTCATAAATATGTGTACACCGAGATTTGTGAAAAAGGGGCGAATGAAAATGAATCAAGCGTATATTGTATGAAGGATCATAAGAAGAAGAAttctttatatgtttataaacatattatgaAATTTTTCTTAGATACATATAAATCAATTCCCAATGAAATTGCATTAATAGAAAATGCTAATGGGGAAgcacaaaattatataacatatgataatttttttacaaaGGTATCATCATTTAGTCATAGTTTAAATACTTATGAAGGGAAAGGTATtgaatcaaaaaaatatgatgaagaacaaaataatggTATATTTAAATTGTTAGGTATATATGGTAGTAATTCGATTAATTGGCTAGCTTCTGATTTGAGTGCAATGTTGAGTGGTGTTACTACATTAGTGATGCATTCCAAATTTAGTATTGATGTAATtgtagatatattaaatgaaacaAAATTAGAATGGTTATGTTTAGATTTAGATTTGGTTGAAGGATTATTGAATCATGTAAATGAATTACCACACTTAAAAAATCTTATAATTTTAGATACTTTTTCTAAACCTAAggaattaaaattaaataaggaagaaaataataaagaaaataagaataaatacTCAGctaattgtaataatatgcATGGAAATGATTTATCTAATATGATTGAAGTTAAGTCTTCAGGTCCTGTggaatatgataaaaaaaaactagAAACGTATAATggattaaaagaaaaatgtgaGAAATATGGAAAGAGGCTAATATTGTTTGATGAAATGACAAAGACTCAAACTAAGGATTTCactattaaaaatgaagatcCTGATTTTATTACTTCTATTGTATATACATCTGGTACATCAGGAAAACCAAAGGGTGTTATGTTGAgcaataaaaatttttataatcaaatattttcattatataatcataGTGTAAGAGAAAGGTATAGTTTTAAAAATCATTTATCTTATTTACCAATATCTCATGTGTTTGAAAGAACATTTGCTCATAGTATATTAATGTATGGTGGAACATTAAAAGTATGGGGTAAGGATCTTAATTATTTTTcgaaagatatatataattctagGGAAAATATCATGGGAGGGGTACCAAAGGTTTTTTGTAGAATTTATACTAATATTATGAAAGAAATAGAAAATTTGCCACCTACTAAAAGAAAGcttgtaaaaaaaattctatcTTTACGTAAATCTAATAATAATGGTCTTTTTAGTAAATTCCTTGAAAGTGTTTTTCATGTATcaagtaaaataaaaaataaaataaatcccAATTTGGAAATTATATTAAGTGGTGGTGGGAAATTATCACCAGACATAGCTAAGGAATTTTGTtacttattaaatattaaatattgtCAAGGTTATGGTTTAACTGAAACTGGAGGTGCTATTCTTGGTAATCATGCGGATGATGAACATTTCGAATATATAGGAGGACCTGTTGCTccaaatacaaaatataaagtaAGGACATGGGAAACATATAAAGCAACAGATAGATTACCAAAAGGTGAATTGTTAGTTAAAAGTGATTCTGTATTTAAAGGATACTTTTTAGAAAAGGAAAGTACCAAAAATTCCTTCACAAAAGATGGTTTTTTTATAACTGGAGATGTTGTTCAAGTTAATGATAATGGATCATTGAAATTTTTAGATAGATCAAAGGGTTTAGTTAAATTATCACAAGGAGAATACATAGAAACAGAAATGTTGAATAATCTCTATTCTCAAATtagttttataaataattgtgTTGTATATGGTGATGACTCTATGGATGGTCCATTGGCTATCATTTCGGTTGATAAAGATTTATTTTTCCAATGTTTGAAAAACGATAATATGTTAGAAAAAACTGGcgttaatgaaaaaaattataaagacAAATTAactgatgaaaatataaataatactacTTTTGTTGATTatgttaaagaaaaaatgatgGAAGTTTATAAAGGAACCAATTTAAGcagatataatattattaatcatatatatttaacatcCAAAATATGGGATACCAATAATTATCTTACTCCAACATTTAAGGTTAAAagatttcatttatttaaagaTTATGCATTTTTCATTAATGAAGTTAAagaaatgtataataataaattaaaggGAAATGATGtagataataagaataatggaaaaaagaaagaccaaaaaaaaaatgaccaCAAAGAAAAAGAGAATGATTCGACtaaattagaaaaagaaTCTGTTTCGAAACCACATAAAACAATAGTAGGAAAACATGAAGAAGgtgtagaaaataaaaaggtcAAATTAAGAGCTACCAATGAAACAAGACAACTAGaaagaaacaaataa
- a CDS encoding acyl-CoA synthetase, putative, which produces MSIIYTAYIFIIYLICVLPCINELFRRNRCYSEICERSKDKNESSVYCMKDYKEKSPLFVYKHIMKLFAEQYTLKGEKIGLVEHSCGEPENYVTYNNFFKKVLSFSHALNTYEGKGIEEKIYNEKENGGKFRLLGLYGSNSINWLATDLGAMISGVTTLVIHSKFSLDVIVNILNETKIEWLCLDLDLVEGILNRKNELPYLKKLIILDSLVKYNKKNLNVGKHVDLDNNNNNKRKKKEIELYKEEKKDINLYSLKYDNEKLEKIKSLKENWNKIGIDIITFDDITKVKSTNFNIKNEDPDFVTSIVYTSGTSGKPKGVMLSNKNFYNAVISIYYHDVVKNYNFEQHLSYLPVSHIYERIYIYLIFMNGGMINIWSKDMKFFSKDIRNSEDEIIAGVPKVFSRMYTNIITEINNLSSCKRNIVKSILYLRKLFKNGCFSNFLERITNISSKLRNKINPNMKVILNGGGKLSAKIADELRVLLNIKYYQGYGLTEGTGPIFAQSMYDDNSEGMGGPICPSTKYKVRTWETYKATDRLPKGELLIKSDSIFRGYFLEKESTKNSFTKDGYFKTGDVVQINDNGSVTFLDRSKGLVKLSQGEYIETDLLNNLYSQICFINNCVVYGDDSMDGPLAIISVDKGLFFKSLKNDNMLEKTGIDEKNYLEKLTDENINHNIYVDYVKNKMMDIFKKTNLNRYNIINDIYLTSKTWDTTNYFTPSLKIKRFNVFKDFSFYIDEVKKKYEDKLKGSNLDNKNKEKKEDEKKNDQKKEENDSKKLEKASVSEPHQTIVGIHQGLENKKVKLRAVNGTRELSKNK; this is translated from the coding sequence atgagtattatatatactgcatatatttttattatatatctaatTTGTGTGTTACCTTGCATTAATGAACTTTTTCGTCGAAATAGATGCTACTCTGAAATATGTGAAAGATCAAAGGATAAAAATGAATCGAGTGTATATTGTATGAAAGATTATAAAGAGAAAAGTccattatttgtttataaacatattatgaAACTGTTTGCAGAACAATATACACTAAAAGGTGAAAAAATAGGGTTAGTAGAACATTCATGTGGGGAACCAGAAAATTatgtaacatataataatttttttaagaaagTATTATCATTTAGTCATGCATTGAATACTTATGAAGGAAAAGgtattgaagaaaaaatatataatgaaaaagaaaatggaGGAAAGTTTAGATTACTAGGTTTATATGGTAGTAATTCGATTAATTGGCTAGCTACTGATTTGGGTGCAATGATAAGCGGGGTGACAACATTAGTGATACATTCTAAATTCAGTTTAGATGtaattgttaatatattGAATGAGACAAAAATTGAATGGTTATGTTTAGATTTGGATTTGGTAGAAGGTATATTAAATCGTAAAAATGAATTGCCTTATTTGAAAAAACTTATAATTTTAGATAGCTTAgttaaatataacaaaaaaaatttaaatgttGGAAAACACGTTGatttagataataataataataataaaagaaagaaaaaagaaattgagttatataaagaagaaaaaaaggatattaatttatattctttaaaatatgataatgaaaaattagaaaaaattaagagCCTAAAGGAAAATTGGAATAAAATTGGAATAGATATTATAACGTTTGATGATATAACAAAGGTTAAATCAaccaattttaatattaaaaacgAAGATCCTGATTTTGTTACTTCTATTGTGTATACATCTGGAACATCAGGAAAACCAAAAGGTGTCATGTtaagtaataaaaatttttataatgcagtaatatctatatattacCATGATGtagtaaaaaattataattttgagcaacatttatcatatttacccgtatcacatatatatgaaagaatttatatttatcttatttttatgaatggtggaatgataaatatatggaGTAAAGAtatgaaatttttttctaaGGATATAAGAAATTCTGAGGATGAAATAATAGCTGGAGTACCAAAAGTGTTTAGTAGAATGTATACCAATATTATAacagaaataaataatttatcaagttgtaaaaggaatatagttaaaagtattttatatttacgtaaattatttaaaaatggaTGTTTTAGTAATTTTCTTGAAAgaattacaaatatatcaTCTAAATTGAGAAATAAGATAAACCCCAATATGAAGGTTATATTAAATGGTGGTGGAAAATTGTCGGCTAAAATCGCTGACGAATTACgtgttttattaaatattaaatattatcaagGTTATGGATTAACCGAAGGTACTGGTCCTATTTTTGCTCAAAGTATGTATGATGATAATTCAGAAGGTATGGGAGGACCTATATGTCCTAGTACAAAATATAAGGTAAGGACATGGGAAACATATAAAGCAACAGATAGATTGCCAAAAGGTGAATTGTTAATTAAGAGTGACTCTATATTTAGAGGATACTTTTTAGAAAAGGAAAGTACCAAAAATTCCTTCACAAAAGATGGTTATTTTAAAACAGGTGATGTTGTACAAATTAATGATAATGGTTCTGTAACTTTTTTAGATAGATCAAAGGGTTTGGTTAAATTATCACAAGGAGAATATATAGAAACTGATTTATTGAATAATCTATATTCAcaaatttgttttataaataattgcGTTGTTTATGGTGATGATTCAATGGATGGTCCACTGGCTATCATTTCCGTTGATAAAGGTTTATTTTTCAAAAGTTTAAAAAACGATAATATGTTAGAAAAAACTGGaattgatgaaaaaaattatttagaaaaattaaccgatgaaaatataaatcataatatttatgttgaTTATGTTAAGAATAAAATGATGgatatttttaagaaaacaaatttaaacagatataatattattaatgacatatatttaacatCCAAAACATGGGATACAACTAATTATTTTACTCCGtcattgaaaataaaaagattcAATGTATTTAAggatttttccttttatataGATGAagttaaaaagaaatatgaagACAAATTAAAAGGAAGTAatttagataataaaaataaggaaaaaaaggaagatgaaaaaaaaaatgatcaaaaaaaagaagagaatgattcaaaaaaattagaaaaagcGTCTGTTTCTGAGCCACATCAAACAATAGTAGGAATACATCAAGgtttagaaaataaaaaggtaaAACTAAGAGCAGTAAATGGAACAAGAGAACtgtcaaaaaataaatga